A stretch of the Notamacropus eugenii isolate mMacEug1 chromosome 2, mMacEug1.pri_v2, whole genome shotgun sequence genome encodes the following:
- the LOC140529852 gene encoding low affinity immunoglobulin gamma Fc region receptor III-like produces the protein MGGLWMSQAVTTTSSVLLWVTLLCLAPVIRSNGPPRAVLTLEPPWFNVFQGDTVNLTCEGFQTPGQESIEWFHNGSALPIHQDSYFIPAVNTEDGGEYQCRTEHAALSSPVKLQVSSDWLLLQVERLEFMEGDKMILRCHSWRNKPLHKVTYYRNNISLKYEFQSFNYVVSKVNYTHSGSYFCRGVMGQTSHASATVVITVQDPNAVTSSSSKIWYYILFYLVMGILFAMDTSLYFTLQKEVNSPKKNTRHPLTRRR, from the exons ATGGGGGGACTGTGGATGTCCCAGGCTGTCACCACCACCAGCTCTGTGCTGCTGTGGGTAACCCTGTTGTGTCTAG CTCCAGTCATCAGGAGTAATG GTCCCCCAAGGGCAGTACTGACCCTGGAGCCCCCATGGTTCAATGTGTTCCAAGGGGACACTGTGAATTTGACTTGTGAAGGGTTCCAGACCCCTGGACAGGAATCCATTGAATGGTTCCACAATGGGTCAGCTCTCCCCATCCACCAGGACTCCTACTTCATCCCAGCTGTCAACACAGAGGATGGTGGGGAATACCAGTGTCGGACAGAACACGCAGCCCTCAGCAGCCCTGTGAAGCTACAGGTGTCAAGTG ATTGGCTGCTACTTCAAGTAGAGAGATTAGAATTCATGGAAGGTGACAAGATGATCCTGAGGTGCCACAGTTGGAGAAACAAACCACTGCACAAAGTCACATACTACCGGAATAACATTTCCTTAAAGTATGAATTTCAGAGTTTCAACTATGTCGTCTCTAAAGTGAACTATACTCACAGTGGATCTTACTTCTGTAGAGGGGTCATGGGGCAAACTTCCCATGCATCTGCAACTGTGGTTATCACTGTCCAAG aTCCAAATGCAGTCACTTCCTCATCTTCTAAAATCTGGTACTACATCCTTTTCTACCTTGTGATGGGAATTCTGTTTGCCATGGACACTAGTCTGTACTTTACACTTCAGAAAGAGGTTAATAGCCCAAAGAAGAACACAAGGCATCCTTTAACCAGAAGGCGTTAG